From a region of the Bermanella marisrubri genome:
- the folE gene encoding GTP cyclohydrolase I FolE: MTELSAEAVMVRDMLVEKGLETPLNDNGLSSEVKRERIEGYFTEILGTLGLDLDDDSLNETPHRMAKLYVNEIFSGLDYSNFPRISVIENKMSVDEMVKISEIQVSSTCEHHLITIDGKAKVAYIPNKKIIGLSKINRLVRFFAQRPQVQERLTQQILVALQALLETDNVAVSIDATHYCVKARGVMDVNSETSTTALGGIFKTNIHTRAEFLN; encoded by the coding sequence ATGACAGAGTTAAGTGCAGAGGCCGTTATGGTCCGAGATATGTTAGTGGAGAAGGGTTTAGAAACTCCGCTCAACGACAATGGTCTGTCTTCTGAAGTTAAGCGAGAACGTATCGAAGGTTATTTTACGGAGATATTGGGAACGCTTGGCTTAGATCTTGATGACGATAGTTTAAATGAAACACCGCATCGAATGGCTAAGCTCTATGTGAATGAGATTTTCTCTGGGCTTGATTATTCAAATTTTCCTCGCATTAGTGTGATTGAAAATAAAATGTCTGTAGACGAGATGGTCAAAATCTCGGAGATTCAAGTGAGTAGTACTTGCGAACATCACTTAATCACGATTGACGGCAAAGCAAAAGTGGCATACATCCCCAACAAAAAAATTATCGGTCTATCAAAAATCAACAGACTGGTTCGTTTCTTTGCTCAAAGGCCACAGGTACAAGAGCGCCTTACACAGCAAATTTTAGTTGCATTACAGGCGTTATTGGAAACCGATAATGTTGCCGTATCTATTGATGCGACGCATTACTGCGTCAAAGCTAGAGGGGTGATGGATGTGAATAGTGAAACCTCGACGACAGCTTTGGGTGGAATATTCAAGACTAATATTCACACTCGTGCTGAGTTCCTTAACTAA
- a CDS encoding SDR family NAD(P)-dependent oxidoreductase: MTNLIIGASSEIAQSITRQLLSSGEVVHGISQHPQPAQVPHDQNLHWWICHYGESHIEQLVESLQETITEPISRVVICNGQLHGDGLVVEKRLQDLQESSFHQIINSNALVPLLWLRALLPWLSKQECKIAVFSARVGSIEDNKLGGWYSYRASKAALNMLLKTAAIEYSRRAKKIKLMAFHPGTTDTPLSKPFQANVAESKLFEPEFVAKRLLEIMESLHIDGELSYLDWAGEPIRW, encoded by the coding sequence ATGACTAATCTGATTATTGGAGCGAGCAGTGAAATCGCTCAATCCATTACTCGACAGTTACTGTCATCAGGCGAGGTTGTTCATGGCATTAGTCAGCATCCTCAACCGGCACAAGTTCCCCATGATCAGAATTTACATTGGTGGATATGCCACTATGGGGAAAGTCATATAGAGCAGTTAGTAGAGTCTTTGCAAGAAACCATCACCGAACCTATAAGTCGCGTTGTAATCTGCAACGGCCAATTGCATGGTGATGGCTTGGTTGTGGAAAAACGACTGCAAGATTTGCAGGAATCAAGCTTCCATCAAATTATTAACAGCAACGCTTTAGTGCCTTTGCTGTGGCTGAGAGCGCTTCTCCCTTGGCTGAGCAAACAGGAATGTAAAATCGCCGTTTTTAGTGCTCGCGTGGGTAGCATTGAAGATAACAAGCTGGGTGGTTGGTATAGTTATCGCGCCAGTAAGGCGGCGCTCAATATGCTGTTAAAAACCGCTGCTATTGAATACAGCCGACGAGCCAAAAAGATAAAGCTCATGGCGTTCCATCCAGGAACAACAGACACCCCTCTGAGCAAGCCTTTTCAAGCTAATGTGGCCGAGAGTAAATTATTCGAGCCAGAATTTGTGGCAAAACGACTCCTAGAAATTATGGAGTCGTTGCATATTGATGGGGAGTTAAGTTATCTAGATTGGGCCGGAGAGCCTATTCGCTGGTAA
- a CDS encoding DUF3429 domain-containing protein, giving the protein MKIERLTSLLTYAGAIPFAVALVLEYSQTKLWGLDGGSWFITYGLVIVSFMAGSVWGHSLLHAERKRRPFILISTNVLTLVAWFVYMLAPPMMSLAINGLALLALAGLELRWSGLGTVADYYLMLRARITLVVLVMHAVMLAII; this is encoded by the coding sequence ATGAAAATTGAACGTCTCACCAGCCTACTAACTTACGCAGGTGCCATACCCTTTGCTGTCGCTCTGGTCCTCGAATACAGTCAAACGAAGTTGTGGGGTCTAGATGGCGGAAGCTGGTTCATCACTTACGGACTTGTCATCGTGAGCTTTATGGCAGGCAGTGTTTGGGGACATTCTCTACTGCATGCAGAAAGAAAGCGTAGACCCTTTATTCTCATAAGCACTAACGTTCTTACTCTAGTGGCATGGTTTGTTTATATGCTGGCACCACCCATGATGAGTCTCGCGATCAATGGCTTGGCACTCTTGGCCTTGGCTGGGCTTGAGTTACGTTGGAGCGGCTTGGGCACTGTCGCCGATTATTATCTAATGCTGCGTGCGCGAATTACCCTAGTTGTGTTAGTCATGCATGCCGTAATGCTAGCCATTATTTGA
- a CDS encoding ectoine synthase yields the protein MIVRQLQDCQKSDRFIKDPKGNWDSTRMLLKNDNMGFSFHITTIYAGADFMLHYQNHLESVYCISGEGEVETLDDGKKYAITPGTIYILDKNDKHMLRATKDMQMACVFNPPLNGKEVHNEEGAYELDAEEVSD from the coding sequence ATGATCGTACGTCAATTACAGGATTGCCAAAAATCGGATCGTTTCATTAAAGACCCGAAAGGTAACTGGGACAGCACCCGCATGTTGCTGAAGAACGATAATATGGGTTTCTCTTTCCATATTACAACGATTTACGCTGGCGCTGATTTCATGCTTCATTATCAGAATCACCTCGAATCTGTGTACTGCATCAGTGGTGAAGGTGAAGTTGAAACCTTAGATGATGGGAAAAAGTATGCAATCACTCCAGGAACGATTTACATCCTAGATAAAAACGACAAGCATATGTTGCGTGCGACGAAAGATATGCAAATGGCATGTGTTTTTAATCCGCCTCTAAATGGCAAGGAAGTACACAACGAAGAAGGTGCCTATGAATTGGATGCCGAAGAAGTATCGGATTAA
- a CDS encoding DUF2878 domain-containing protein has product MNKQHILLNAVLFQFAWFSAALVSWLLSSLFVIAGLIQLSVVYRSGVAKQALLVTGAILLGIAMDSSFHHLGIYTFLNNPAHVLGFPFWLLCMWFAFATSLCLSLAWLFAKPVIFIVAAAIMGPVSYLAGRELDLLMFVNSDIPWMIAAWGSWAALTQGFAHLIGQSSESDSIQDSV; this is encoded by the coding sequence ATGAACAAGCAGCACATACTTTTAAATGCCGTCTTGTTTCAGTTCGCTTGGTTTAGCGCGGCATTGGTTTCATGGTTATTGTCTTCGTTGTTTGTCATTGCTGGCTTGATTCAATTATCAGTCGTATATAGATCAGGCGTGGCCAAGCAAGCTCTGCTTGTAACGGGAGCGATTCTGTTGGGGATCGCTATGGATTCAAGTTTCCATCATCTTGGTATCTATACCTTTTTAAATAACCCAGCTCACGTTTTAGGTTTTCCGTTTTGGTTGCTTTGTATGTGGTTTGCCTTTGCAACCAGCCTTTGCTTATCTCTGGCTTGGCTATTTGCAAAGCCTGTGATTTTTATTGTAGCTGCTGCGATTATGGGGCCAGTTTCATATTTGGCGGGTAGAGAATTAGATTTACTTATGTTTGTCAATTCAGATATTCCTTGGATGATTGCTGCTTGGGGATCGTGGGCCGCTTTAACGCAAGGGTTTGCTCATTTAATTGGGCAATCGTCAGAATCGGATTCGATACAAGATTCGGTATAG
- the ectA gene encoding diaminobutyrate acetyltransferase, whose protein sequence is MSEITLRVPTAEDGMDLHQLVNDCPPLDPNSSYCNLLHCSHFADTAVAAEKDGQLVGFISGYLIPNRPDTLFVWQVAVSEAGRGQGLAGRMLQDILKRQPQVKYIETTITKDNEASWGLFKSQARKLDANLESEVFFDKEKHFKGHHDSEHLVKIGPFNTPE, encoded by the coding sequence ATGAGCGAAATTACTTTACGCGTACCCACAGCCGAAGACGGTATGGATTTACATCAGCTTGTAAATGACTGCCCGCCTCTCGATCCCAACTCCTCCTATTGTAATCTTTTGCACTGTAGCCACTTCGCTGACACTGCTGTCGCAGCGGAAAAAGATGGCCAACTTGTTGGTTTTATCTCTGGATATTTAATCCCTAACCGTCCTGATACGCTGTTTGTGTGGCAGGTGGCCGTTTCCGAAGCGGGTCGTGGACAGGGTCTTGCAGGGCGCATGCTGCAGGATATCTTGAAGCGTCAACCGCAAGTGAAGTATATAGAAACAACCATCACCAAAGATAATGAAGCCAGTTGGGGTTTATTCAAAAGCCAAGCGCGTAAGCTAGACGCTAATCTTGAGAGTGAAGTATTCTTTGATAAAGAGAAGCACTTTAAGGGTCATCACGATAGCGAACACTTGGTGAAAATTGGACCATTCAATACACCCGAGTAA
- a CDS encoding SDR family NAD(P)-dependent oxidoreductase, whose translation MQQIWVIGASSGIGLSVAQAYADQGHNVLVSARNEQKLNDICDKNDHLHAVPLDATDAASIQQAQQKVKTITGHLDKVIINAGTAEYVDLLPVDVDLVRRVFEINFFGAINMINASLPFLYDAVTGGQKPQLVIVSSSVSYQALTRAHAYGASKAAIRYFTECLKADVQHQGIDVRVVSPGFVKTPLTDKNDFEMPFVITSEDAAKRIVKGLDGSRFDIHFPKRFTLLLKLFSFLPHRLKFWLLGKMSRFEPQGENS comes from the coding sequence ATGCAACAGATATGGGTTATCGGTGCATCAAGCGGTATTGGTTTATCGGTGGCACAAGCGTATGCAGATCAGGGTCATAATGTACTTGTTAGCGCACGTAATGAGCAAAAGCTGAATGATATTTGTGACAAAAATGATCATTTGCATGCTGTACCCTTGGATGCGACAGATGCTGCCAGTATTCAGCAAGCTCAGCAGAAAGTTAAAACAATCACTGGCCATCTCGACAAAGTGATTATTAACGCGGGGACGGCAGAATACGTGGATCTGTTGCCCGTGGATGTGGATCTTGTTCGCCGTGTATTTGAGATTAATTTCTTTGGCGCGATCAACATGATCAATGCCTCTCTACCTTTTCTTTATGACGCTGTGACTGGGGGGCAAAAACCTCAGCTTGTGATTGTTTCCAGTAGTGTGAGCTATCAAGCTCTGACTAGAGCACATGCTTATGGTGCAAGTAAGGCTGCCATTCGTTACTTTACAGAATGCTTGAAAGCCGATGTGCAGCATCAAGGTATTGATGTGCGCGTTGTCAGCCCAGGTTTTGTGAAGACGCCGCTTACTGATAAAAATGACTTCGAAATGCCGTTTGTTATTACCAGTGAGGATGCAGCTAAACGCATTGTTAAAGGGTTGGATGGATCCCGTTTCGATATTCATTTTCCTAAACGTTTTACCTTATTGCTAAAGCTTTTCTCATTCTTACCTCACCGCTTAAAGTTTTGGCTGCTCGGTAAGATGTCGCGCTTCGAACCTCAAGGTGAAAACTCATGA
- a CDS encoding tetratricopeptide repeat protein: MRRIVAVILLSTFWAHSWAQTDSEQEKSFSKKEEERVNNLQQPLYTPFVERYVLDELKALRTEMNNQRVDLQKQILDREHQSVDRAVRYATDTVTYFFYLIAAATSILVVVGWTSIRDIKDRVHSLADEEINRLIKEYEKRLRGVEKQLKQKTLDIQENREEIELTQEIQNLWLKAAQETNVHQKVAVYDQILQMKPNDGEALTYKADAVLEIPEPQWAINLCHQALKIDPENIHALYQLACAHAAMDQFNEAVTYLSRVLESSESYRDAIMSDEALLPLQGFEPFDSLMNPISEEQV, translated from the coding sequence ATGCGTCGCATCGTAGCGGTGATATTACTCTCAACATTTTGGGCCCATTCTTGGGCCCAAACTGATTCTGAGCAAGAAAAATCCTTTTCTAAAAAAGAAGAAGAGCGGGTCAACAACCTGCAGCAACCCTTGTATACGCCTTTTGTTGAGCGCTATGTGCTGGATGAATTAAAAGCCTTGCGTACCGAGATGAACAATCAGCGGGTGGATTTACAAAAGCAAATTCTAGACCGTGAGCATCAGAGTGTGGATCGGGCGGTGCGCTATGCGACTGATACGGTGACGTATTTCTTCTATTTGATCGCCGCAGCTACTTCCATCTTGGTTGTTGTCGGGTGGACATCGATCCGCGATATCAAAGATCGTGTTCATAGTTTGGCTGATGAAGAAATTAATCGCTTGATCAAAGAATATGAAAAACGATTGCGCGGTGTAGAGAAGCAGCTTAAGCAGAAGACGCTGGATATCCAAGAGAACCGTGAAGAAATCGAACTCACTCAGGAAATTCAAAATCTATGGTTAAAGGCCGCGCAAGAAACCAATGTGCATCAGAAGGTTGCGGTTTACGATCAGATTTTGCAAATGAAACCGAATGATGGCGAAGCATTAACTTATAAAGCGGACGCCGTGCTTGAGATTCCTGAGCCACAATGGGCAATTAATCTATGTCATCAAGCACTGAAAATTGATCCTGAGAATATACATGCTTTGTATCAGTTGGCCTGTGCCCACGCGGCCATGGATCAGTTTAATGAAGCGGTAACATATTTGTCGCGTGTCTTAGAGAGTTCAGAAAGCTACCGTGACGCGATTATGTCCGATGAAGCACTCTTGCCATTGCAGGGTTTTGAGCCATTTGATTCACTAATGAATCCAATCTCAGAAGAACAGGTATAG
- the folX gene encoding dihydroneopterin triphosphate 2'-epimerase, protein MPISYATIRITNLRLRTYIGFNPEEQEKQQDVVINVEIQYPADKATQTDQVENALNYKSINKSIIKHVEQGRFLLLEKLVSDVLAICCDHPWVRYAQVTIDKPHALRFADSVSLTLEKHQNFEE, encoded by the coding sequence ATGCCTATTAGCTATGCCACAATTCGTATCACCAATTTGCGTTTGCGCACCTACATTGGGTTCAACCCGGAAGAGCAAGAAAAACAGCAGGATGTCGTGATCAACGTAGAAATTCAATATCCCGCTGACAAAGCGACGCAAACGGATCAGGTTGAAAATGCCCTGAATTATAAAAGCATTAATAAAAGTATTATTAAACATGTGGAGCAAGGTCGTTTCTTGTTATTAGAGAAATTGGTCTCAGATGTATTGGCTATTTGTTGCGATCATCCTTGGGTTCGCTACGCACAAGTGACTATCGACAAGCCTCACGCTTTACGTTTTGCTGATAGCGTGTCTCTAACGTTAGAGAAACACCAGAATTTTGAAGAGTAA
- a CDS encoding aspartate kinase: MSYLEHSVEKIGGTSMSDYASVRDNIIKQPDNASGDLYQRIFVVSAYGGITDKLLEHKKSGQPGIYALFSDAIEEDSWVEAFENLEKQLLDINHELYGDTDLLEKANAFLYERLKSAKDCLLDLQSLCKHGHFSLDEHLDTVREMLASIGEAHSAYNTATLLKRDGVNARFVDLTAWQSTEHVSLDERIKEAFSDIDLSKELPITTGYAHSEDGLMRTFDRGYSEMTFSRIAVLTNAREAVIHKEFHLSSADPRLVGEENAVPIGRTNYDVADQLANLGMEAIHPKAAKGMRQQAIPLRVKNTFEPDHAGTLIDTDYVSDKPCVEIIAGCKGVYAIELFDQDMAGNLGTYDEKYLAVLKRFKVNIISKDVNANTITHYVSTNLKTVKRICQALAEISTDAEVSQRKVAIVSAIGSDMHVPGILAKTVRALADSNISVLALHQSMRQVDMQFIVSDQDYDQAIKSLHACLVEVHDHGDAICVAS, from the coding sequence ATGTCTTATTTAGAGCATAGCGTAGAAAAAATCGGTGGCACGTCCATGAGCGACTACGCCAGCGTGCGCGATAACATCATCAAGCAACCTGATAATGCGAGCGGCGACTTATACCAGCGTATATTTGTGGTCTCCGCTTATGGTGGCATTACAGATAAGTTACTTGAGCATAAGAAAAGCGGGCAGCCTGGTATTTACGCTTTATTTTCTGATGCGATTGAAGAAGATTCTTGGGTTGAAGCGTTCGAAAATCTAGAAAAGCAGTTATTAGATATTAACCACGAACTGTATGGCGACACCGACTTGCTCGAGAAAGCCAATGCCTTTTTGTATGAGCGATTAAAAAGCGCAAAAGATTGCTTGTTAGATCTGCAGTCTTTGTGTAAACACGGCCACTTCTCCCTAGATGAACACTTAGATACTGTGCGTGAAATGTTGGCCAGTATTGGTGAAGCCCACAGTGCCTACAATACAGCGACACTGCTAAAACGCGATGGTGTTAATGCACGCTTTGTGGACTTAACCGCTTGGCAAAGCACAGAACATGTAAGTTTGGATGAGCGTATTAAAGAAGCATTCTCTGATATAGATCTATCAAAAGAACTGCCGATCACCACGGGTTATGCTCACAGTGAAGACGGTTTGATGCGGACATTCGACCGTGGCTATAGTGAGATGACGTTTAGCCGTATCGCGGTTCTAACTAATGCCCGCGAAGCAGTTATTCATAAAGAATTTCACTTAAGTAGTGCAGACCCTCGTTTAGTAGGCGAAGAAAATGCTGTGCCGATTGGCCGCACGAATTATGATGTTGCTGATCAGCTGGCAAATTTAGGTATGGAAGCGATCCACCCGAAAGCGGCCAAAGGTATGCGTCAACAAGCTATTCCTCTTCGTGTGAAAAACACGTTTGAGCCAGACCACGCGGGTACGTTAATTGACACGGATTATGTTAGTGATAAGCCTTGTGTAGAAATCATTGCTGGTTGTAAAGGTGTTTATGCGATTGAGCTGTTTGACCAAGACATGGCTGGCAATCTTGGCACCTATGACGAAAAATACTTGGCGGTATTGAAGCGTTTCAAAGTGAATATCATTTCTAAGGACGTGAATGCTAATACCATTACCCATTATGTATCCACGAACTTGAAAACTGTAAAGCGTATCTGCCAAGCCTTAGCAGAGATTTCAACGGATGCGGAAGTAAGTCAGCGCAAAGTGGCTATCGTTTCGGCCATTGGTAGTGATATGCATGTGCCAGGTATTTTAGCAAAAACCGTACGAGCTTTAGCCGATAGCAATATTAGTGTGCTAGCATTACACCAATCAATGCGACAGGTTGATATGCAGTTCATTGTCAGTGATCAAGATTATGATCAAGCGATTAAGAGTTTGCACGCCTGTCTGGTGGAAGTCCATGACCATGGAGATGCTATATGCGTCGCATCGTAG
- a CDS encoding thiol-disulfide oxidoreductase DCC family protein — translation MSNVTLFYDGNCPLCLYEVRHLRRWDTQHRVIFEDIHQPDFAQRYPDLDIAELDARLHALDGQGIWHTGLAATYVVWESVGKGNWMLPLRWNWSRRLLEPAYWLFAKYRHRITGLLFNRQCHSNCRQVNKYD, via the coding sequence ATGTCCAATGTAACGCTGTTTTATGATGGTAATTGCCCCTTGTGTCTATACGAAGTACGACACTTGCGACGCTGGGACACACAACACCGCGTGATATTTGAGGACATCCACCAGCCTGATTTTGCACAGCGCTATCCGGACTTAGACATCGCTGAACTGGATGCACGGCTCCACGCGTTAGACGGTCAAGGTATTTGGCACACCGGACTGGCGGCAACCTACGTGGTTTGGGAGTCGGTGGGAAAAGGCAACTGGATGCTTCCATTGCGCTGGAATTGGAGTCGGCGACTGTTAGAACCTGCTTACTGGCTCTTTGCCAAGTACCGCCACCGAATTACTGGGCTATTATTCAATAGGCAATGCCATTCAAATTGTCGTCAGGTCAATAAGTATGACTAA
- a CDS encoding MarR family winged helix-turn-helix transcriptional regulator has product MSEIVDTLKAGYNNASSLNPQDITLDRIDEVLVALRRVIRATDLHSKHLAKTTGLTAPQILLLQTIRDKGQVTIGEIAQQMSLSQATVTSIMDRLEKRQLIFRERSKTDKRKVHAYLTDDAYEMLKDAPMPLQDQFARQFSDLQEWEQTMIISALQRVASMMDADHIDASPFLDVGKIDRQSTQWDKPEAYSNHNGNQSK; this is encoded by the coding sequence ATGAGTGAGATAGTCGACACATTAAAAGCAGGATACAATAACGCTTCGTCTTTAAATCCCCAGGACATTACTTTGGACCGCATTGATGAAGTCTTAGTGGCACTGCGCCGCGTGATTCGAGCCACTGACCTGCACAGTAAGCATTTAGCTAAAACCACAGGGCTTACGGCTCCGCAAATCTTGCTATTACAAACCATACGCGACAAAGGCCAAGTAACCATTGGCGAGATTGCACAACAAATGAGCTTAAGCCAAGCTACGGTCACGTCCATCATGGATCGCCTAGAAAAGCGACAGCTAATCTTTCGTGAACGAAGCAAAACGGATAAACGCAAGGTACACGCATACCTCACTGATGACGCATACGAAATGCTCAAAGACGCCCCCATGCCCTTACAAGATCAATTTGCCCGCCAGTTTTCTGATTTGCAAGAATGGGAACAAACCATGATCATCTCTGCGCTGCAGCGAGTGGCATCAATGATGGATGCTGACCATATTGATGCCTCACCGTTCTTGGATGTCGGTAAGATTGACCGCCAAAGCACCCAATGGGACAAGCCCGAAGCCTATTCAAACCACAATGGCAATCAAAGCAAATAA